In one Silene latifolia isolate original U9 population chromosome 10, ASM4854445v1, whole genome shotgun sequence genomic region, the following are encoded:
- the LOC141606571 gene encoding cytochrome c-type biogenesis protein CcmE homolog, mitochondrial, with amino-acid sequence MASKSTTILRRINHLLHNHNHRTPLLHTSPNPYLNPNFRRHPQFPQFSPFSTATRRNPNLNKKIDIGARARQLQTRRLWTYGLTFAGIAGFVVLVLNNFQDQLVFYVTPSEAMEKYHLNPSKNKFRLGGLVLEGSVNQAASSAEMEFVVTDLVTDILVRYQGSLPDLFREGHSVVVEGFVKPFTDELKTAAGSEKSKEITAKARSGDCFFSATEVLAKHDEKYMPKEVAAAIEKNKKKLDEEAAEAAEAKKAADA; translated from the exons ATGGCGTCAAAATCAACCACCATACTCCGCCGCATCAACCACCTCCTTCACAACCACAACCACCGTACACCGCTCCTGCACACCTCCCCTAACCcttatctaaaccctaatttccgCCGCCACCCGCAATTCCCCCAATTCTCCCCTTTCTCCACCGCAACACGCCGAAACCCTAACCTTAACAAAAAAATCGACATCGGAGCACGAGCGCGACAACTCCAAACCCGCCGTCTATGGACATACGGGTTAACCTTCGCCGGCATAGCTGGATTTGTAGTACTAGTGTTGAATAACTTTCAAGATCAACTTGTTTTCTATGTTACGCCTTCAGAAGCGATGGAGAAGTATCATTTGAATCCGAGTAAGAATAAGTTTAGGCTTGGTGGACTTGTTCTTGAAGGTAGTGTTAATCAAGCTGCTTCTAGTGCTGAGATGGAGTTCGTTGTTACTGATCTTGTTACCGATATTCTTGTTAG GTATCAAGGATCACTGCCTGATTTATTCAGGGAAGGTCATTCGGTTGTTGTAGAAGGGTTTGTGAAGCCTTTTACAGACGAGCTCAAGACAGCAGCAGGGAGtgaaaagagcaaggaaattacAGCAAAGGCGAGGAGTGGTGACTGTTTCTTTTCTGCAACCGAGGTGTTGGCTAAGCATGACGAGAAATACATGCCCAAGGAAGTGGCTGCTGCTATCGAGAAGAACAAGAAGAAGCTTGACGAGGAAGCAGCAGAGGCTGCCGAGGCAAAGAAAGCTGCTGATGCTTGA